From one Malus sylvestris chromosome 1, drMalSylv7.2, whole genome shotgun sequence genomic stretch:
- the LOC126631087 gene encoding shikimate kinase, chloroplastic-like translates to MSMEAATVAPRLQISTWMVDSDRVARRRRPKSTSAAFSRRLKDQNMTQVLVAAAAAHLPTSKVSNRQLHVALEVSCSYNNFPTSTVESGNFHTSDQSLVLKNKALAIEPYLNRRCIYLVGMMGSGKTTVGKIMAQSLSYSFIDSDSLVEHEVGGTSVAEIFKLYGEGFFRDKETEALRKLSLMNRLVVSTGGGAVVRPVNWKCMKKGISVWLDVPLEALAQRIAAVGTGSRPLLHHGSGDAYRKTYMRLTSLFEERGDSYANANARVSLENIAAKLGCRDVSNLTPTAIVIEALEQIEGYLKEEHRHAHITF, encoded by the exons ATGAGTATGGAGGCGGCTACGGTTGCGCCGAGATTGCAAATTTCAACATGGATGGTGGATTCCGACAGGGTTGCGAGGAGGCGGCGGCCGAAGAGCACGTCGGCCGCCTTCTCTCGGAGATTAAAGGACCAAAACATGACCCAGGTGCTTGTTGCAGCTGCAGCCGCTCACCTACCAACCTCAAAAGTCTCTAATCGACAACTACATGTCGCTTTGGAGGTTTCGTGCTCTTACAACAACTTTCCAA CTTCAACAGTGGAATCTGGAAACTTTCATACTTCTGATCAATCACTGGTTTTGAAG AATAAGGCACTAGCAATCGAGCCATATTTGAATCGACGTTGTATATATCTAGTTG GTATGATGGGATCTGGGAAAACAACCGTTGGCAAGATTATGGCGCAATCACTTAGTTATTCGTTCATTGATAG TGATTCATTGGTGGAGCATGAAGTTGGTGGAACTTCCGTCGCTGAAATTTTCAAGCTCTATGGAGAGGGCTTTTTCAGAGATAAGGAG ACTGAGGCGCTACGTAAACTATCTTTGATGAATCGTCTAGTTGTTTCTACGGGTGGAGGTGCAGTTGTACGCCCTGTCAACTG GAAGTGTATGAAGAAGGGGATTAGTGTCTGGTTAGATGTTCCCTTGGAAGCCTTGGCTCAGAGAATTGCAGCTGTGGGAACTGGCTCTCGCCCCCTTTTGCATCACGGGTCAGGGGATGCATACAGAAAA ACTTATATGCGTCTGACTAGTCTTTTTGAAGAGAGAGGTGATTCATATGCCAATGCCAATGCTAGGGTTTCCTTGGAAA ATATTGCAGCCAAATTGGGCTGTAGAGATGTATCCAATCTCACACCTACTGCCATTGTGATTGAG GCGCTTGAACAAATTGAAGGCTATCTGAAGGAAGAACATAGACATGCACATATTACGTTCTAA